One segment of Capnocytophaga sp. oral taxon 878 DNA contains the following:
- a CDS encoding family 20 glycosylhydrolase codes for MKQLLFLLSFVTTSVYAGIGDLLPKPQQVKPNGERYEVPQDEAALSVSIKIVDDLPQVPINKEEAYTLEVTKKGVSIKATTEKGVYWAKQTLKQLVVTKGKKSYYEGCTIIDYPAFRIRGFMHDTGRSYISVEELKKEIALLSQYKINVFHWHLTENQGWRLQSIRFPQLNSGNTYERLPEKYYTLEEAKELVAYCKAHNMLLIPEIDMPGHSRAFEKAFGTDMQSPQGIKILKEILDEVVETFEVPYIHIGTDEVAFTNPAFVPEMVAYIRAKGKKVISWNPGWHYKEGEIDMTQLWSYRGKAQKGIPAIDSRYHYINHFDTFADLVALYNSRILNVAQGDTDHAGAIVALWNDRYIPNERENILQNNFYPAMLALAERSWMGGGTEYFDGKGTMLPIDTNDPVFKDFADFERRMCWHKEHNFVGEPFAYVPQTAVEWNITDAFPNNGNLAKVFPPEEALKEEYTYEGKTYSTRKAIGAGIYLRHTWGKLVPAFYTNPEPNHTAYAYTYVYSRKKQKAGLWVSFQNYSRSERDLPPRQGKWDYKESKLWLNGQELAPPQWESQHTELSNEIPLTNENFEVRKPLPITLNKGWNKLLLKLPVGAFNIPEIRLVKWQFTCVVVTPEGNDTPKGIKYSISAEKKKNGK; via the coding sequence ATGAAACAGCTATTATTCCTTTTAAGCTTTGTAACCACTAGTGTTTACGCTGGTATAGGCGATTTGCTACCTAAACCCCAACAAGTAAAACCTAATGGTGAACGTTATGAAGTACCACAGGATGAGGCAGCTTTATCGGTGAGTATAAAAATAGTAGATGACTTGCCACAAGTGCCTATCAATAAAGAGGAAGCCTATACGCTGGAAGTTACCAAAAAAGGAGTTTCTATTAAGGCAACTACTGAAAAAGGCGTTTATTGGGCAAAACAAACTCTCAAACAGCTGGTAGTAACTAAAGGGAAGAAAAGCTATTATGAGGGGTGTACTATTATAGATTATCCTGCTTTTAGGATAAGAGGCTTTATGCACGATACAGGACGTAGCTATATTTCGGTAGAAGAACTGAAGAAAGAAATAGCCCTGCTATCACAGTATAAAATAAATGTTTTTCATTGGCACCTTACAGAAAACCAAGGTTGGCGATTGCAGAGCATACGCTTCCCGCAGCTAAATAGCGGTAATACTTATGAGCGATTACCAGAGAAGTACTATACTTTGGAAGAAGCAAAAGAGTTAGTAGCTTATTGCAAAGCACATAATATGCTGCTGATACCTGAAATAGATATGCCAGGACACAGTAGGGCTTTTGAAAAGGCTTTTGGTACTGATATGCAGAGCCCGCAAGGAATAAAGATACTTAAAGAGATATTGGATGAGGTAGTGGAAACTTTTGAAGTGCCTTATATTCATATAGGTACAGATGAAGTGGCATTTACCAACCCAGCTTTTGTACCTGAAATGGTAGCCTATATACGAGCTAAGGGTAAAAAGGTGATTTCATGGAACCCAGGCTGGCACTACAAAGAAGGAGAGATAGATATGACCCAACTGTGGAGTTATAGAGGCAAAGCGCAAAAGGGCATTCCGGCTATAGACAGTCGTTACCACTATATAAACCACTTTGATACTTTTGCAGACTTGGTAGCCCTTTACAACAGTAGGATACTGAATGTAGCCCAAGGAGATACTGACCACGCGGGGGCTATTGTGGCGCTTTGGAATGACCGCTATATACCCAATGAAAGAGAAAATATATTGCAGAATAACTTCTATCCTGCTATGCTTGCTTTGGCAGAACGCTCTTGGATGGGAGGAGGTACAGAATATTTTGATGGGAAAGGAACAATGCTCCCTATAGATACTAATGACCCCGTGTTTAAAGACTTTGCAGATTTTGAACGCCGTATGTGTTGGCATAAAGAACATAACTTTGTAGGTGAACCTTTTGCTTACGTACCCCAAACTGCAGTAGAGTGGAATATTACTGATGCTTTTCCTAATAACGGCAATTTGGCGAAAGTATTTCCGCCAGAAGAAGCACTTAAAGAAGAATATACCTATGAAGGGAAAACCTATAGCACACGCAAAGCTATAGGAGCTGGCATTTACTTACGCCATACGTGGGGTAAACTAGTGCCCGCCTTTTATACCAATCCGGAGCCTAATCATACGGCTTATGCTTATACTTACGTATACTCGAGGAAGAAACAGAAGGCAGGCTTATGGGTGAGTTTTCAGAACTATAGTAGATCGGAGAGGGACTTGCCACCCAGACAAGGCAAATGGGACTATAAAGAAAGCAAGCTATGGCTGAATGGGCAGGAACTTGCACCCCCACAATGGGAATCACAACACACAGAACTATCTAACGAGATACCACTTACTAATGAGAATTTTGAAGTTAGGAAACCTTTGCCTATCACCTTAAATAAGGGCTGGAATAAATTACTGCTAAAGCTACCTGTAGGAGCTTTTAACATCCCTGAAATACGCTTGGTGAAGTGGCAGTTTACCTGTGTAGTAGTAACCCCTGAGGGCAATGATACCCCCAAAGGAATAAAGTATAGCATTTCGGCTGAAAAGAAGAAAAATGGTAAATAA
- a CDS encoding quinol:electron acceptor oxidoreductase subunit ActD: MVNKNYHTISDDIARPIEGRANKAWWIAFAVALLAALWGGWAIWVTLRDGIGAWGLNKTVGWAWDITNFVWWIGIGHAGTLISAVLLLFRQQWRVAINRSAEAMTIFAVIQAGLFPILHMGRPWLLHFTLPIPNQYGSLWDNFNSALLWDVFAIATYFSVSLVFWWVGLLPDLAMLRDRAIKPFQKKIYGLLSFGWSGKAKDWQRMEETMLLLAGIATPLVVSVHTIVSFDFATSVIAGWHTTIFPPYFVAGAIFSGFAMVSLLLIIMRKVCRLEDYITLKHIDLMNTVMLVAGSIVAVAYLTEIVMAFRSHSEYEKYVFINRATGPYAWAFWIMMACNVLFPQLLWIKKLRRSISFSVFIALVVCVGMWFERFVIIVTSLHRDYLASSWSMFSPTWVDIGIFVGTLGFFFVLFLLYARSIPMIAQAEVKGQVVAANDTPEVIDNSAKNDTIVVNSAEALLQKIKELRAENRTIAEVYTPFAVHGLDEALGLKRTRLGRATFVYGLIGFAFGCWLTYFTMIKDWPQNFGGKPNATFWDNLPSFVPVIFELVVYFAAHLLVLTFFFRSRLYPFKKASNPVKSSSDDKFVIEMKNER; this comes from the coding sequence ATGGTAAATAAGAACTATCATACTATTAGTGACGATATAGCACGCCCTATAGAAGGAAGGGCTAATAAGGCGTGGTGGATAGCCTTTGCGGTAGCCCTACTTGCTGCCTTATGGGGCGGATGGGCTATATGGGTAACCTTGCGTGACGGTATAGGAGCGTGGGGATTAAATAAAACAGTAGGCTGGGCGTGGGATATTACCAACTTTGTGTGGTGGATAGGTATAGGGCACGCAGGCACTCTTATATCGGCGGTGTTATTGCTTTTTAGGCAGCAGTGGCGGGTGGCTATTAACCGCTCGGCTGAGGCAATGACTATTTTTGCTGTAATTCAGGCGGGGCTTTTTCCTATTCTTCATATGGGGAGACCGTGGCTACTGCATTTTACGCTACCTATACCTAACCAATATGGCTCGTTATGGGATAACTTCAATTCGGCGTTATTATGGGATGTATTTGCTATAGCAACCTACTTTTCGGTATCGCTGGTGTTTTGGTGGGTAGGACTGCTGCCCGACTTAGCAATGCTTAGAGACCGAGCCATAAAGCCTTTTCAGAAGAAAATATACGGATTACTTAGTTTTGGCTGGAGTGGTAAGGCTAAGGACTGGCAACGTATGGAAGAGACAATGCTCCTATTGGCAGGTATAGCGACTCCTTTGGTAGTATCGGTGCATACGATAGTTTCATTTGACTTTGCGACTTCGGTTATTGCTGGGTGGCATACCACTATTTTCCCGCCTTATTTTGTGGCTGGGGCTATCTTCTCGGGGTTTGCTATGGTGAGCTTACTGCTGATTATTATGCGTAAAGTATGTAGGCTGGAAGACTATATTACCCTGAAACATATTGACCTGATGAATACGGTAATGCTGGTGGCGGGTAGTATAGTGGCTGTGGCTTATCTGACAGAGATAGTGATGGCTTTTCGCTCCCATTCGGAATATGAAAAATATGTTTTTATAAATAGAGCTACAGGGCCTTATGCTTGGGCATTTTGGATAATGATGGCTTGCAATGTGCTGTTCCCGCAACTGTTATGGATAAAGAAGCTAAGGCGGAGTATATCCTTTTCGGTATTTATAGCCTTGGTGGTGTGTGTGGGGATGTGGTTTGAGCGGTTTGTGATTATAGTTACTTCGTTACATAGAGATTACTTGGCCTCGTCGTGGAGTATGTTTAGCCCCACGTGGGTAGATATAGGCATATTTGTAGGTACTTTGGGCTTCTTTTTTGTGTTGTTTTTGTTATACGCAAGGAGTATCCCGATGATAGCACAAGCAGAAGTAAAAGGGCAGGTAGTAGCGGCTAATGATACGCCCGAAGTAATAGATAACAGCGCAAAGAATGACACTATTGTAGTGAACTCGGCTGAGGCTCTTCTGCAAAAAATAAAAGAACTGAGAGCAGAGAACAGAACGATTGCGGAGGTGTATACCCCCTTTGCGGTACACGGATTAGATGAGGCATTGGGACTGAAACGCACAAGACTGGGCAGGGCTACTTTTGTATATGGGCTTATAGGTTTTGCTTTTGGCTGCTGGCTTACTTACTTTACAATGATTAAGGACTGGCCTCAGAACTTTGGAGGGAAACCGAATGCTACATTTTGGGATAATTTGCCCTCGTTTGTGCCTGTGATATTTGAATTAGTAGTGTATTTTGCAGCGCATTTGTTGGTGCTGACTTTCTTCTTCCGCAGTAGGTTGTATCCTTTTAAAAAGGCTTCGAACCCTGTGAAGAGCAGTAGTGATGATAAGTTTGTAATAGAGATGAAGAATGAGCGTTAA
- a CDS encoding cytochrome c: MSVKNIHIKNKLRLLAVCVLLLLTSCRNKQERNVVFAPDMYESAAYRTYEVAPLTPPENTVKRGALPYKYKNTQEGYEQAKMGLHNPLVTDSLQQAQYIAKGKELYDVYCALCHGEKGDGKGILVQREKILGVPNYASRELTEGSIYHVLYYGRNTMGSFANQLSDKERWEVVMYVKELINRK; this comes from the coding sequence ATGAGCGTTAAGAATATTCATATAAAAAATAAGCTAAGGCTTTTGGCCGTATGTGTACTGTTGCTTTTGACCTCTTGCCGTAACAAGCAAGAGCGCAATGTGGTATTTGCCCCTGATATGTATGAGAGTGCGGCATATAGAACCTACGAGGTGGCACCACTTACCCCCCCAGAAAACACTGTGAAGCGTGGCGCTTTGCCTTATAAATATAAAAACACACAAGAGGGGTATGAGCAGGCTAAAATGGGGTTACATAACCCCTTGGTAACGGATAGCTTACAGCAAGCCCAGTATATAGCCAAAGGTAAGGAACTCTATGATGTGTATTGCGCTTTGTGCCACGGGGAGAAAGGAGATGGTAAAGGGATATTGGTACAAAGGGAGAAAATACTGGGGGTGCCTAATTACGCAAGCAGAGAGCTTACAGAAGGTAGTATTTACCACGTGCTGTACTACGGTAGGAATACAATGGGCTCTTTTGCGAACCAGTTGAGCGATAAAGAGCGCTGGGAGGTGGTAATGTATGTGAAGGAGCTAATAAATAGGAAGTAG
- a CDS encoding macro domain-containing protein, whose amino-acid sequence MIHYIKADATLPQAQGNIIITHICNDIGAWGKGFVLAISKRWKDPEKQYKQWYKQGDNFSLGAVQFVQVEENLWVANIIGQHRIYKDENGNPPIRYDAVEKALLQIAQFALSTNAKVQMPRIGCGLAGGSWDKIESIIERTLLNNNIEVFVCDL is encoded by the coding sequence ATGATACACTACATAAAAGCAGATGCAACCCTACCTCAAGCCCAAGGTAATATCATTATCACTCACATTTGCAATGATATAGGAGCGTGGGGCAAAGGCTTCGTATTGGCAATCTCCAAACGCTGGAAAGACCCCGAAAAACAATACAAACAATGGTACAAACAAGGTGATAATTTCTCCCTCGGAGCCGTACAATTCGTTCAGGTCGAAGAAAACCTATGGGTCGCCAATATCATTGGCCAACACCGCATATATAAGGACGAAAACGGCAATCCCCCTATCCGCTATGATGCTGTCGAAAAAGCACTACTACAAATAGCCCAGTTCGCTCTCAGCACAAACGCCAAAGTACAAATGCCCCGCATAGGCTGCGGATTGGCAGGAGGCTCTTGGGATAAAATAGAAAGCATTATAGAGCGTACCCTCCTAAATAACAATATCGAAGTATTTGTCTGCGATTTGTAA
- a CDS encoding glycosyltransferase, with protein MRVIKQNKLWFYLYNYALIALGKRGGYEREIERLKAKISAGELEELQKRVDYYCKLRAEKLVTGNTRVGDLKTPKSPKTYYFETYEYARFWNPEQAIDFVFGDVIHVPETPSVVKSRPISDDNENSVLLKLDKPRHFIRIEGDKPFDQKKDMMIGRGAIYQDHRFDFYNKHFGNPLCNLGSVDKNGLSKPEWLTEKTSMKEHLDYKFILSLQGNDVASNLKWVMSSNSVAVMPKPTIETWFMEGTLKGGVHYIEIAADYSDLEEQLRYYIARPKECMEILENAHRYVAQFWKEEAEELCNLLVLEKYFSLTK; from the coding sequence ATGAGAGTTATCAAACAAAATAAATTGTGGTTCTACCTTTATAATTATGCTCTTATTGCTTTGGGCAAAAGGGGAGGTTATGAGCGAGAAATAGAAAGGCTGAAGGCGAAAATCTCGGCTGGTGAGCTGGAGGAACTACAAAAACGAGTGGATTATTACTGCAAGCTGAGGGCTGAAAAATTGGTTACAGGTAATACACGGGTGGGGGATTTGAAGACGCCAAAATCGCCAAAGACGTATTATTTTGAGACATACGAGTATGCGAGGTTTTGGAACCCTGAACAGGCTATAGATTTTGTTTTTGGGGATGTGATACACGTGCCAGAAACTCCGTCGGTAGTGAAAAGTAGACCGATAAGTGATGATAATGAGAATTCGGTATTGCTGAAGCTGGATAAGCCGCGTCATTTTATTAGGATAGAGGGGGATAAGCCTTTCGACCAAAAAAAAGATATGATGATAGGGCGAGGGGCGATATACCAAGACCATAGGTTTGATTTTTACAATAAACATTTTGGTAACCCGCTATGTAATTTGGGGAGTGTGGATAAGAATGGGCTTAGTAAACCCGAGTGGCTTACTGAGAAGACCAGTATGAAGGAGCATTTGGATTACAAGTTTATCCTGAGTTTGCAGGGGAATGATGTGGCATCGAACTTGAAGTGGGTGATGAGCTCAAATTCGGTAGCTGTGATGCCGAAGCCAACGATAGAGACGTGGTTTATGGAAGGGACTTTGAAAGGAGGCGTGCATTACATAGAAATAGCTGCGGACTATAGCGACTTGGAGGAACAATTGCGCTATTATATAGCTCGGCCTAAGGAATGTATGGAGATTTTGGAGAATGCGCATAGGTATGTAGCGCAGTTTTGGAAGGAAGAGGCAGAGGAGTTATGCAACTTATTGGTGCTTGAGAAATATTTTAGTTTAACAAAATAG
- a CDS encoding DUF3829 domain-containing protein, whose product MRKIILALAVVGAFLTGCNSNGSKAGGAGEVGSKDQANEIIGFYNDALEASKNYNGGIISRGEDYLEDADEYVQKALKKDWANKPILVDTYHDFGDKSKATPTDAFGDKKEAIAKDFSELKTHAQEVRKLLQEVKSHLDSEDFKDDKGAKFAELKQKAFVEIEAFRQARTKLFDEMEGIVENAEGIILEDHPLKENILSSKKLLAVAGDFIDEVVAQSEANKVDADKLEATYKTIEAQLANNQKIEVKDASAKSSYENLNKEADEYLGALRKFIRDTKEKKKFEENGFNQVDRAYQSLVSAYNSFVN is encoded by the coding sequence ATGAGAAAAATTATTCTTGCCTTGGCTGTAGTAGGGGCATTCCTTACCGGCTGTAATTCAAACGGATCAAAAGCAGGTGGAGCTGGCGAAGTAGGCAGCAAAGACCAAGCTAATGAAATTATTGGTTTTTATAACGATGCGTTAGAAGCATCAAAAAACTACAATGGTGGTATTATATCACGAGGGGAAGACTACCTTGAGGATGCTGATGAGTATGTGCAAAAAGCATTGAAAAAGGATTGGGCTAACAAACCAATTTTAGTAGACACGTATCATGACTTTGGTGATAAATCAAAGGCGACTCCTACAGATGCTTTTGGCGATAAGAAGGAAGCGATAGCTAAAGACTTCAGTGAGCTTAAAACTCATGCTCAGGAAGTGAGGAAGCTTTTGCAAGAAGTGAAATCACACTTGGACAGTGAAGACTTTAAAGATGATAAAGGCGCTAAATTTGCTGAGTTAAAACAAAAAGCATTTGTTGAAATAGAGGCTTTTAGACAAGCACGTACTAAGCTTTTTGATGAAATGGAAGGTATTGTAGAGAATGCAGAGGGTATCATTCTTGAAGATCACCCATTGAAAGAGAATATTTTGTCATCTAAGAAATTATTGGCCGTAGCTGGTGATTTTATTGATGAAGTAGTGGCGCAATCGGAAGCTAATAAGGTAGATGCTGATAAATTGGAAGCTACTTACAAAACAATAGAAGCGCAATTGGCTAATAACCAAAAGATAGAAGTAAAAGATGCTTCAGCTAAATCTAGCTACGAAAATCTTAATAAAGAAGCAGATGAGTATTTAGGGGCTTTGCGCAAATTTATCCGTGACACTAAAGAAAAGAAAAAATTTGAAGAGAATGGCTTCAACCAAGTAGATCGCGCTTATCAATCATTAGTAAGTGCTTATAATAGTTTTGTGAATTAG
- the rpoC gene encoding DNA-directed RNA polymerase subunit beta' has protein sequence MAKEKNTAVPKFDKISIGLASPESILAVSRGEVTKPETINYRTHKPERDGLFCERIFGPVKDYECACGKYKRIRYKGIVCDRCGVEVTEKKVRRERVGHINLVVPIAHIWYFRSLPNKIGYLLGLPSKKLDMIIYYERYVVIQPGIAKGPDGEELQYLDFLAEEEYLAIMESLPADNQYLEDSDPNKFVAKMGAECLLELLERLDLDALSYELRHKANNESSKQRKTEALKRLQVVEAFRESQRNRENKPEWMIMKVIPVIPPELRPLVPLDGGRFATSDLNDLYRRVIIRNNRLKRLMEIKAPDVILRNEKRMLQESVDSLFDNTRKSSAVKTESNRPLKSLSDSLKGKQGRFRQNLLGKRVDYSARSVIVVGPELKMYECGLPKNMAAELYKPFIIRKLIERGIVKTVKSAKKIIDKKEPVVWDILENVIKGHPVLLNRAPTLHRLGIQAFQPKLIEGKAIQLHPLVCTAFNADFDGDQMAVHLPLGPEAILEAQLLMLASHNILNPANGSPITVPSQDMVLGLYYITKGRKSTPEYPIKGEGLIFYSPEEVNIAYNEGKLSLNAFIKVRVRDVDENGEVYYHVVETTTGRILFNELVPLEVGYVNEVLTKKSLRDIIGRILKATSIPVTGDFLDKIKNMGYRFAFKGGLSFSLGDIIIPQEKTDMIAEANGLVDGIMMNYNMGLITNNERYNQVIDVWTSTNAQLTELAMKRISADQQGFNSVYMMLDSGARGSKEQIRQLTGMRGLMAKPKKSNAGGGEIIENPILSNFKEGLSILEYFISTHGARKGLADTALKTADAGYLTRRLVDVSQDVIINTEDCGTLRGVEVRALKKNEEVVESLGERILGRVSLHDVYNPLTEELLVAAGEEITEKIVDKIDAAPIDMVEVRSALTCEAKHGICAKCYGRNLSTGRMVQLGEAVGVVAAQSIGEPGTQLTLRTFHAGGVAGNVSEENKTEARFNGILEIEDLRVVNSKDNEGNAVDVVIRSSELKVLDPTTRMVLQTHDIPYGAHIFVKDKDEVKKGALLFQWDPYNAVIISEFSGKIAYEDIEQGVTYQVEIDEQTGFQEKVIVESRNKKLIPTLLIVDKNGETLRSYNLPVGAHIMVDNNSKIEEGKVLVKIPRSSAKAGDITGGLPRVTELFEARNPSNPAIVSEIDGVVSFGKIKRGNKEVIVTSRLGEERKYLVKLSSQILVQENDYVRAGKPLSDGSVTPDDILRIKGPSAVQQYLVNEVQEVYRLQGVKINDKHFEVIVRQMMRKVEIQDPGDTLYLEGQLVHKDDFIEENDRLFGKKVVEDAGDSENLKAGQIVSLRELRDENSLLKRADKNLVIARDIIPATAMPVLQGITRASLQTKSFISAASFQETTKVLNEAAVSGKVDFLDGLKENVIVGHRIPAGTGLKRYEKLIVGSKADIEPPVVEKKKSR, from the coding sequence ATGGCAAAAGAAAAAAATACAGCTGTTCCAAAATTTGATAAGATTTCAATAGGTTTGGCATCGCCTGAATCGATTTTAGCGGTTTCACGCGGTGAGGTAACTAAACCAGAAACTATCAACTATCGTACTCACAAGCCTGAACGCGACGGGCTATTTTGTGAGCGTATTTTCGGGCCCGTAAAGGACTATGAATGTGCCTGCGGAAAGTACAAGCGTATCCGCTACAAGGGTATAGTGTGCGACCGTTGCGGGGTGGAAGTTACCGAGAAAAAAGTACGCCGTGAGAGGGTTGGTCATATCAACCTGGTGGTACCTATTGCCCATATTTGGTATTTCCGTTCATTGCCTAACAAGATAGGCTATTTGTTGGGACTTCCTTCCAAGAAGTTGGATATGATTATTTACTACGAGCGTTATGTAGTTATCCAACCGGGTATAGCGAAGGGGCCTGATGGTGAAGAGTTACAGTATTTGGATTTCCTTGCAGAAGAGGAATATCTTGCCATTATGGAATCACTACCTGCTGATAACCAGTATTTAGAGGATTCGGACCCTAATAAGTTTGTAGCTAAGATGGGAGCTGAGTGTTTGCTTGAACTTTTGGAACGCTTGGATCTTGATGCTTTGTCGTACGAACTAAGGCATAAAGCTAATAATGAGAGCTCAAAACAACGCAAGACAGAAGCTTTAAAACGCTTGCAAGTGGTGGAGGCTTTTCGTGAATCGCAAAGGAATCGTGAGAATAAACCAGAGTGGATGATTATGAAAGTGATTCCGGTTATTCCGCCTGAATTGCGTCCGTTAGTGCCTTTGGATGGAGGACGTTTTGCTACATCAGACCTTAATGACCTTTACCGGCGTGTGATTATTCGTAATAACCGTTTGAAACGCTTGATGGAGATTAAAGCGCCAGATGTGATTTTGCGTAATGAGAAACGTATGCTACAAGAGTCGGTAGATTCATTGTTTGACAATACTCGTAAATCATCGGCAGTAAAAACAGAGTCTAACCGTCCGTTAAAATCACTTTCAGATTCATTGAAAGGTAAGCAAGGGCGTTTCCGTCAGAACTTACTAGGTAAACGTGTAGACTACTCTGCCCGTTCGGTAATTGTGGTAGGTCCTGAATTAAAGATGTACGAATGTGGTTTGCCTAAGAATATGGCAGCCGAACTATATAAGCCGTTTATTATCCGTAAGCTTATTGAGCGCGGTATAGTAAAAACTGTAAAATCGGCTAAGAAGATTATTGATAAAAAAGAGCCAGTAGTATGGGATATTTTGGAAAATGTGATTAAAGGTCACCCTGTGCTACTGAACCGTGCCCCCACATTGCACCGTTTGGGTATTCAGGCTTTCCAACCTAAACTTATTGAGGGGAAAGCTATCCAATTGCACCCGTTAGTATGTACGGCGTTCAATGCTGACTTTGACGGTGACCAGATGGCGGTACACTTGCCATTGGGGCCTGAAGCTATATTGGAAGCACAGCTTTTGATGTTGGCATCACATAATATTTTGAACCCTGCTAATGGTTCGCCTATTACTGTACCTTCACAGGATATGGTTTTGGGGCTTTACTATATCACTAAAGGACGTAAATCGACTCCTGAATATCCTATAAAAGGAGAAGGACTTATATTTTACTCTCCTGAAGAGGTGAATATTGCTTACAATGAAGGTAAATTAAGCTTAAATGCCTTTATTAAAGTACGTGTGCGTGATGTAGATGAAAATGGAGAAGTATACTATCACGTAGTAGAAACTACAACAGGGCGTATTCTATTTAATGAATTGGTGCCATTAGAAGTAGGTTATGTGAATGAGGTACTTACCAAAAAATCATTACGTGATATTATTGGTAGAATTTTGAAAGCTACTAGTATACCTGTAACTGGTGATTTCTTGGATAAGATTAAGAATATGGGTTACCGCTTTGCCTTTAAAGGAGGTTTGTCATTCAGCTTAGGAGATATTATTATTCCGCAAGAAAAGACTGATATGATTGCTGAAGCTAATGGCTTGGTTGATGGTATTATGATGAACTATAATATGGGGCTTATTACCAATAATGAGCGTTATAACCAAGTAATTGATGTGTGGACATCGACCAATGCACAGCTTACTGAATTGGCAATGAAACGTATTAGTGCTGACCAACAAGGGTTTAACTCAGTGTATATGATGTTGGACTCTGGAGCTCGTGGATCAAAAGAGCAGATACGTCAGCTTACTGGTATGCGAGGTTTGATGGCTAAGCCTAAAAAATCAAATGCTGGTGGTGGTGAGATTATTGAAAACCCGATCCTTTCAAACTTTAAGGAAGGGCTATCAATCCTTGAGTACTTTATCTCGACCCACGGTGCTCGTAAAGGTTTGGCAGATACGGCTTTGAAAACTGCTGACGCGGGTTATCTTACTCGCCGTTTGGTGGATGTGTCACAAGATGTGATTATTAATACTGAAGATTGTGGAACCTTGCGTGGAGTAGAAGTACGCGCTCTTAAGAAAAATGAAGAGGTGGTAGAAAGCCTTGGAGAACGTATCTTAGGACGTGTATCATTACACGATGTGTACAATCCGCTTACAGAAGAACTGTTAGTAGCTGCTGGTGAAGAAATTACTGAGAAAATAGTAGATAAGATAGACGCTGCGCCTATTGATATGGTAGAAGTACGTTCGGCACTTACTTGTGAAGCTAAACATGGTATCTGTGCTAAATGTTATGGACGTAATCTATCAACTGGACGCATGGTACAGCTTGGTGAAGCAGTAGGGGTAGTGGCAGCCCAATCAATTGGTGAGCCAGGAACCCAGCTTACACTACGTACTTTCCACGCGGGAGGGGTTGCTGGTAACGTATCAGAAGAGAATAAGACAGAAGCTCGCTTTAATGGTATTCTTGAAATAGAAGACTTGCGTGTGGTAAATAGCAAGGATAATGAGGGTAATGCTGTAGATGTAGTAATCCGTTCTTCTGAGTTAAAAGTGCTAGATCCTACTACTCGTATGGTGTTACAAACACACGATATTCCTTATGGTGCTCATATCTTTGTGAAGGATAAAGATGAGGTGAAAAAAGGAGCTTTATTATTCCAATGGGATCCTTATAACGCTGTAATTATTTCGGAATTCTCAGGTAAAATAGCTTATGAAGATATTGAACAAGGTGTTACTTACCAAGTAGAAATAGATGAGCAAACAGGTTTCCAAGAAAAAGTAATTGTAGAATCACGTAATAAGAAGCTGATACCAACCCTACTAATTGTAGATAAGAATGGGGAAACACTTCGTTCTTACAACTTGCCTGTGGGCGCTCACATAATGGTGGATAACAACAGTAAGATAGAAGAGGGTAAAGTATTGGTGAAAATACCGCGTAGCTCTGCTAAGGCAGGGGATATTACTGGAGGTCTGCCTCGTGTAACTGAGTTATTTGAAGCACGTAACCCTTCTAACCCTGCTATTGTATCTGAAATTGATGGTGTGGTATCATTCGGTAAGATTAAACGTGGTAATAAAGAAGTTATTGTAACCTCTCGTTTGGGTGAAGAGCGCAAGTACTTAGTAAAACTATCAAGCCAAATATTGGTGCAAGAAAATGACTATGTACGTGCAGGTAAACCTCTGTCGGATGGTTCTGTAACGCCAGATGATATTCTGCGTATTAAAGGTCCGTCGGCAGTACAACAGTACTTGGTGAACGAGGTACAAGAGGTATACCGCTTACAAGGGGTGAAAATTAATGATAAGCACTTTGAGGTGATTGTACGCCAGATGATGCGTAAAGTTGAAATTCAAGACCCAGGAGATACTCTTTACTTAGAAGGACAATTAGTACATAAAGATGACTTTATTGAAGAAAACGACCGCTTATTTGGTAAGAAAGTAGTGGAAGATGCAGGGGACTCTGAAAACTTAAAAGCAGGACAGATAGTGAGCTTGCGTGAACTACGCGATGAGAACTCATTACTGAAACGTGCTGATAAGAATTTGGTGATAGCTCGTGATATTATTCCTGCTACAGCTATGCCAGTACTGCAAGGTATTACAAGGGCTTCGTTACAAACAAAATCATTCATCTCGGCAGCTTCTTTCCAAGAAACTACTAAGGTATTGAATGAAGCGGCGGTAAGTGGTAAGGTTGATTTCCTTGATGGCTTGAAGGAGAATGTTATTGTGGGACATCGTATACCTGCTGGTACAGGTCTGAAACGTTATGAGAAGCTGATAGTAGGCTCTAAGGCTGATATAGAACCACCAGTTGTTGAAAAGAAAAAATCACGATAA